Part of the Periophthalmus magnuspinnatus isolate fPerMag1 unplaced genomic scaffold, fPerMag1.2.pri scaffold_236_arrow_ctg1, whole genome shotgun sequence genome, GTATAATTTCTATAATTTATACCATTTCACCCTGTATAACCTCACTGGTGTAAAGAGGACACTGCAGATAGTTTGATGTTGCTATCTGTCTTACAGAGACCATTATGTAGAAGGAAGAATGAGGGGAGCTGCACCAAATAAGAAAATCCCTGCCCCACCGCAGAAAAATGAAGTGTGAGTTTTGCATGTACAGACCAGGGCTGTACGAAGGGGTGTAGCTCCAAATACCCTTTACTCAACAGTCCGATGCCCCTGGTTGGATGATCCTTTGCCATAGAACAagtctgcattattattattttttttttgcgaaTATTTGGAGTATCAACTTATGTTATGTGCACTTCAGCAATGTATGAAGAATTGGACCATGTTTACTTTAAACTGGTTAGCAATATATTGGGTTAAGCTTAACGTAcatgacagaaaaagaaaaatatgaggcactcagaaaatatttttaaagctgttatttgaagaggacagggtcagaacCCGTGTGTGTTTTCAGGCTGTGTCACAGGTGGACATCACTTTAAACTCACTGCAGGTGTGGACGCTTCcttcagtttagtttagtttagtttagtttattagtttatttgaaggggtagtgtgcaaaaaaacattaatagatgctttgcaccagattatagccaaagctaGTTTCCGTCTGTAGTCCCTGAACAggtgaaaaatacaatacattataAAATACAAGCAATATAACACAGGAACAGCAACAGTTCTACGTGGACACTTGGGTAGTCCTTTCATTTCTATAGAACCATGTGATTTAAGACACTAGAGGGCAGTAAGTTCACAGAAGCgcctcatctctgctgtttttaaactacatattTTATACAGGTTTCTCTTTTCCCTCAGAATTGTCTAAAATGTCAGCATTCAAAGGGTTAACAGTATCTCAATGTTTTTCTCTGCAGGAAAGCCAAAAAGAATAAACAGAAAAGTAAgtagtgttttttatcattacggtaatgtttttatcacaataatgaggtgaatgtgtttttatcacaataatgaGGTGACTGCAGTGCACATGTGAAACGGTCTGTATCTGTACATtaattcatgtttgtgtttttgaattaGCTCCTGGAGCCGGAGAAGGAACCAGCTCAGGAGGCGATCCAACCCACCCTCCACGAAAGAAGAGAGCGCGGGTCGACCCCACAGTGGAGAGTGTAGGTTCACAACCCTTAAGATGACCCATGGATAGTGTAGGTTCACAACCTTTTACATAATTTCACACATAGGGTATGTAGGTTTGCAGCCCTGAAGTTTACACATGGAGAGTTTAGGTTCACAGCCCTTAAGTTGACCCATGGATAGTGTAGGTTCACAGCCCCTTACTTAAGTTCACACAGAGCATTAATGTTACACTGTGTGTCCTACAGGAGAGACTTTTATAAATCGTGTTGAGGTAAAAAGTGAAAATCCCAGAAGAACTGAAACCATGGCTTGTTGATGACTGGGATTTGATAACTCGTCAGAAACAGGTGActatttataatatataatagtaTATAACATTTGTCATATTTGGACCCAGGTCCAAACCatgttttaaaactttatttaaatgtcatttttaagcTTTTCCATCTCCAGCTAAAAGAACGTTGACGCTGTTCTTGAAGATTATGCAAACTATAAGAATCAAGAGGAAAACACGGACAGCAAGTAatttaaacaagaaaatatttgaatatgGTGAAGGTTTAAAGAGCTGCATTAGTGAAGCTGTGTTTTCTCAGAGAGTTTGCTGTGAACGAGGTGGTGGCTGGAATCCGTGAATATTTCAATGTGATGCTGGGCACACAGCTGCTGTACAAGTTTGAGCGGCCTCAGTATGCTGACATTTTGGCCAATCACCCAGACACGTCCATGTCCCAGATCTACGGCGCTCCTCACCTGCTCCGACTCTTCGGTAAACAAAGACCCTGATCTCATCTATGGTGATGCCAAACAAGCATTCTAGCCTCTTGCTAACAAATCTACACgagaaaaaacatttgaattttcaTTATTAgtgtgaaaaagtgctatatgaTGTTAACTTAATGATATCTGAAAAAAAGATCAATGTAATAATCATCCAGTTTGGCAATCTGAATCCGCCTCGACGCTGTAAAGTGAAACTACACAGGGAACTTGCCAGGAGAGGGCAGCACTACAGACACCAGATTTCAgcattaaaatataaagtgaAGGCAAATTGTTTCTCAAGACCTGCTGACCTCTTTATGTGTACAGTATTAAATAAAAGTGgccaaacatacacacaaacaatatatataaaatgcaatGTTTAATATCATTTTCTCTGAATTCCAGTGAGAATCGGCGCCATGCTGGCGTACACACCGCTGGATGAGAAAAGcctcgctctgctcctcagttACCATCCAGGACTTTTTGAAGTGAGTTTCTGTCTCTGTTcacaaagtgaaagtgaatgtgctGAAGGGGTTCTGTCTTGCAGATACCTGGTGAAGAACTCTGCCCTCACTGTTCAATGCCAGTGACTACGAGGTGGCGCCCCCTGAGTACCACCGGAAGGCTGTGTGAGGTCACATGGTGGACAAAGTCACATTTTCTTTGATccgttttgtttcatgtggagtttaaatgcactttttctGTGATGTTTTCAGTTCcactttttttagttttattctgaTGTTTGTCCATCATTTtctattaaaagtatttttttttctcagtcgtgttttttgctttttcataTTTACCAGCTTTAGGAGTGTTTATTCAGAAGTAACAAGTTTTTAACTGCATAAATATACATGGCAGACATCATAAACCGCAAGTACCATCATCtgctctatcctctctctcccctctcctcctcttttctctcctctcttttccccctctctcctgtcttctctctcctctcggccccctcttctcttctcctctcagcCAAATATTAACGTTCCCTTAAAAACACTTGAAAGACTTGGCGATgctgcagtgtttttaaaatccttcTGTAGAAGTGCGCGTGCCAAAATAGCGCCGCGGTCACTCCGAGCGTCCACGTGACGCGCACACGAGCCGCtcttatgcagaaaaaaaatagtGAAACAAAGCCATGTGTGCGTCTGGACAAAAGTTCTTCTGTCGTGAGGAATTATTAAGCCTCGTTTATTTATGACATATTCGAAACAATGCAGGGTAGTTTAAGCACACTTAAAGAGGCACACTTATATTCTGTGAGATCACCAGCAGAGGGGCAGCATTCACTCAGACATATCTGTTCAGACTTGTGTGAAAAACATAGATGTCTGTGATATTCAggtttattcatgtatttgaaCATGAGCCCTACACACCGCCTGCCCCTATTTCTCTGTGGATTGCCATTCACCTGTTTTAAGTGTCAAAGCAAAGTCCACAGCAGTGAACAGGAGGTCCATCTGAGAGTTTTCAGGAGTTTTCAGGAGTTTTCAGGATCACTGGCCTTTGTTCGGAGGACAGTGTTTTTGTGGTGCTTCTTTCACAGAGAGCGTTAAACTGAGCCTTCAGCTTCTAAACCACTTTTCAAAAGTTTTCAGGTTCAATAAGGTCATTCAAGGGCAGGGAGACCAAACACAAGTTGAACACATTCAGCTTGTTTTTGCTCTTCTAGACTACACAGAACATGACCAGACCAGTATTTTTCACTGCAGGTTACACAAAACATGACCAGACCAGTGTTTTTCACTGCAGGTTACACAGGACACGACCAGACCACTGTTTCTTCACTATAGGTACTGTCTAAACCAAATGTGAATAACTATAGTCTTTTATCatctaattataatctatgatcaAACTGGAGAGTCACGGCAAAGAGCCATCAGCTGTACAAAAGATCCCTTTTTGGGCTTTATTTTGGGCCTCGCTCTGTATGGCTGTTCTGGAtggtggaggaggggggtgtGGACATGGACACACTTGCttttctttgcctgaaatgttccacggtatggcattacacatatcTGCCTTAGATTTAATtatctccaaagatctgactcttaacttggcctgatgatgtcacatacCTCTTTTCATGGAGATGGGATTAATTCtacgctgtggaacatttcaggcaaagtgcAAAAcatcatggacacaagcaggtaacGTACACTCTACCTGGCACCTGGCAGaacattgtttttatgtgtCAATAGTAATAACCCCCCTCATGACAAGTCTGTATTGGTGTTTGAAGACTCAAGAATGTGATAATGTCATACTTCATATGGAGTCAGGGGTCACACACAGTTCTTTTGATTGCCCTGTACTTTACCACGAAAtctccaaaaggtaaatttacaaatgttgaacaaaccaccaacaccaccaacacagcaacaacagcaacaacaacagcaacacaagcaacaacagtaacaacaccaataacaacaacagcaacaaaaataacagtggcaacagcaacaccaacaacaacaaataaagcaacaacaccaaaacaacaacaacaccaacaaaaacaccaataacagcagcaacaacagcaacaacaccaAACAcagcaccaacaacaacaataacaccaccaccaaaaacaacagcaacaattaCAACACCACCAACAATAACAGCGACAACAACAACACCGCcaccacaaacaacaacagcaacaccaCTAACAACACCACAAGCACCAACAatagcaaaaacaacaacaccaccATCAACAATAACAGcgacaacaacaccaacaacaaaaacagcaacgCCACtaccaaaaacaacagcaacaataaaGCCACCACCAAAACACTAACAACACCACCAAGATCAACAGGAATGGAATGGGCTTCCAGGCAACCTAAAGAACATGACTGATTTTTACAGCTTTTCATGGGCTGTCAAAAATTGGATTCTGGAGCACCAAACATGCTCACACTAACAATACCAGACGGGTATTTTGCCATCAGGTGTTACCCTTGTGGGTAATGCAATGCAATACATTGCATGCATTGCATTGTATTGCACATTGCACTCTTGACTtgtaaatacttattttactgcatatttgtatattgttcctcCAAGTCTTATTTtatagtgtgtgagtgtgtattgattatattgcttacattttatattgtattgtattgtattatattgcttaaattttattgtatttctcacctgctcaggaactacagatggaaactagcttcggctataatctggtgcagggcatctttaatgttttttgcacattgtccctttcaaataaactaataaataaataaacaagtaaacaCCATCAACAGTAACAgcggcaacaacaacagcaacaacaccaCCAACAACAAATGCAGCaacaccaaaaacaacagcaacaccaacaacagcaacaccaccaaaaacagcaacaactccaaaaacaacagcaacatcactaacaacaacagtaacaataaaacCACCAATAACAAATACagcaacaacaccaacaacaacagtcacaacaccaacaacagcaGCACTACCACTACCAAAAACAACAGTAATtctaacaacaacagcaacaacatcacctgcaacaacaacagcaacactaccaccaacaacagcaacaccaacaaaaacatcaccaacaacaacaacagcaacactaccaccaacaacagcaacaccaacaaaaacatcaccaacaacaccaccaacaacaacaacagcaaaaacaccaacgccaacaacaacagcaacaataacaccactaccaaaacaacaataacaactgcAACAACACCACCAACAGCAAATACagcaacaacaccacaaacaacaacatcactaacaacaacagcaacaataaaaCCACCAATAACAAATACagcaacaacaccaacaacaacagtcacaacaccaacaacagcaGCACTACCACTACCAAAAACAACAGTAATtctaacaacaacagcaacaacatcaccaccaacaacagtaacaacaccaataacaacaacaacaacaacaacaacaataccaCCTGCAGCAACAACACCACCACCAACAACAAATACAGCAACAAAAGCAACACTACCACCAACAACAGCAacaccaacaaaaacatcaccaacaacaacaacaacagcaacactaccaccaacaacagcaacaccaacaaaaacatcaccaacaacaacaacaacaacagcaaaaacaccaacagcaacaataacaccactaccaaaacaacaataacaactgcAACAACACCACCAACAGCAAATACAGCAATAAcaccacaaacaacaacaccaacaacaataccaacaaaaaacaccagcaacaacaacaacatcaacaacaatacCACCAGTACCATCAC contains:
- the LOC117393623 gene encoding LOW QUALITY PROTEIN: mortality factor 4-like protein 1 (The sequence of the model RefSeq protein was modified relative to this genomic sequence to represent the inferred CDS: inserted 2 bases in 1 codon; deleted 3 bases in 3 codons), producing the protein MAPKQDPKPKFQEGERVLCFHGPLLYEAKCVKINVKDKQIKYFIHYSGWNKNWDEWVPESRVLKYVDSNLQKQKELQRANQDHYVEGRMRGAAPNKKIPAPPQKNEVKAKKNKQKTPGAGEGTSSGGDPTHPPRKKRARVDPTVESVETFINRVEVKVKIPEELKPWLVDDWDLITRQKQLFHLQLXKNVDAVLEDYANYKNQEENTDSKEFAVNEVVAGIREYFNVMLGTQLLYKFERPQYADILANHPDTSMSQIYGAPHLLRLFVRIGAMLAYTPLDEKSLALLLSYIQDFLKYLVKNSASLFNASDYEVAPPEYHRKAV